Proteins found in one Patagioenas fasciata isolate bPatFas1 chromosome 13, bPatFas1.hap1, whole genome shotgun sequence genomic segment:
- the LOC136107149 gene encoding cytosolic iron-sulfur assembly component 2B, with the protein MVGPGPGGGAPLENANPLIYRRSGERPVTAREEDEELPDSIDDREIFDLIRSINDPEHPLTLEELNVVEQVRVKVNDAESTVAVEFTPTIPHCSMATLIGLSIKVKLIRSLPERFKLDVHITPGTHASEHAVNKQLADKERVAAALENSHLLEVVNQCLSARS; encoded by the exons ATGGTGGGCCCGGGCCCGGGCGGCGGGGCGCCGCTGGAGAACGCCAACCCGCTCATCTACCGCCGCTCGGGGGAGCGGCCGGTGACGGCGCgggaggaggacgaggagctgCCCGACTCCATCGACGACCGGGAGATCTTCG ATCTCATCCGCTCCATTAACGACCCCGAGCACCCGCTCACCCTGGAGGAGCTGAACGTCGTGGAGCAAGTGCGAGTGAAA GTGAATGACGCGGAGAGCACGGTGGCGGTGGAGTTCACTCCCACCATTCCTCACTGCAGCATGGCGACCTTAATCGGCCTCTCCATAAAAGTGAAACTGATCAGATCTCTGCCTGAGAGGTTTAAG CTGGATGTTCACATAACACCAGGAACACATGCCTCTGAGCATGCAG ttAATAAACAGCTTGCTGATAAAGAACGTGTAGCAGCTGCTTTGGAAAACTCTCACTTACTGGAAGTGGTGAATCAGTGCTTGTCTGCCAGATCATAA
- the LOC136107214 gene encoding fatty acyl-CoA hydrolase precursor, medium chain-like → MATGKDTLLLSLILIVGVTALVATGHNAEQPEVETKYGRVRGYRFKVDAAKRSVNVFLGLPFAKPPVGPLRFSEPQPPEPWKGVRDATSYPPMCLQDKEKGNMVSDMVTNRKEKVRLQMSEDCLYLNVYTPVATEKQELPVFVWIHGGALVCGAGSSYDGSALAAFDSVVVVTIQYRLGIVGYFSTGDKHAPGNWGYLDQVAALQWIQENIRHFGGDPGSVTIVGESAGGVSVSALILSPLAKGLFHKAISESGTASRLLFTDQPEEAAKRVAAASGCEKPSSAAIVECLREKTEEEIVQIAQKLHSLGAFGTADGVFFPKSPTQLLFEKLINPVPYIIGVNNCEFGWVMAMSMKIPDYADGLDEDVARQHLHGLLARNIKGVASEVVDRVYDEYIGNAANRIQVRDGLLDALADAFFVFPSIEVARYHRDAGNPVYFYEFQHRPSSATGVIPEFVKADHGAEIAFVFGKPFLAGNATEEENKLSRTVMRYWTNFARNGNPNGEGLVHWPRYDLDEGYLEIDLMQKASKKLKERKMEFWIQLIREMVDERREHSEL, encoded by the exons GCCACAATGCAGAGCAACCAGAAGTGGAGACCAAATACGGGAGAGTGCGAGGGTACCGCTTCAAAGTGGACGCAGCCAAGCGGAGTGTGAATGTCTTCTTGGGGCTTCCTTTTGCTAAGCCGCCAGTTGGGCCACTGAGGTTTTCTGAACCCCAGCCGCCTGAGCCATGGAAAGGAGTCAGAGATGCCACTTCCTACCCACCAAT gTGTCTGCaggataaagaaaaaggaaatatggTTTCGGACATGGTTactaatagaaaagaaaaagttcGTCTCCAAATGTCTGAAGATTGCTTGTACCTAAACGTGTATACACCCGTTGCTACAGAAAAACAGGAGCTACCT GTCTTTGTGTGGATCCATGGAGGTGCATTAGTTTGTGGAGCAGGTTCATCCTATGATGGTTCAGCATTAGCGGCCTTTGACAGTGTGGTGGTTGTAACAATTCAGTACAGATTAGGTATTGTTGGATATTTTAG CACTGGTGATAAGCACGCGCCAGGTAACTGGGGGTATTTGGATCAAGTAGCAGCTCTTCAGTggattcaggaaaatatcagacaCTTTGGAGGAGATCCAGGATCCGTCACTATCGTTGGAGAATCTGCAGGAGGAGTCAGTGTTTCTGCTCTT ATCTTATCTCCCCTGGCGAAGGGTTTGTTCCATAAAGCCATTTCAGAGAGTGGTACTGCAAGCAGGCTTTTGTTCACTGACCAGCCTGAAGAGGCAGCAAAA AGAGTTGCTGCTGCCTCTGGCTGTGAAAAACCCAGTTCGGCTGCAATAGTTGAATGCTtaagggaaaaaacagaagaagagATAGTACAGATAGCACAAAAACTG cattcACTAGGTGCCTTTGGGACTGCAGATGGGGTATTTTTTCCAAAGAGTCCCACGCAATTACTATTTGAAAAATTGATCAATCCAGTCCCATATATAATAGGAGTAAATAACTGTGAATTTGGATGGGTGATGGCTATG AGTATGAAAATTCCTGATTATGCAGATGGTCTGGATGAAGATGTTGCACGTCAACATTTACATGGCTTATTAGCAAGGAATATTAAG GGTGTTGCTTCTGAAGTTGTTGATCGAGTATACGATGAATACATAGGGAATGCAGCAAACCGTATTCAGGTGCGAGATGGTCTTCTTGATGCACTAGCAGatgctttctttgtttttccatccATTGAAGTGGCCAGATACCATAGAG ATGCTGGCAACCCAGTCTACTTTTATGAGTTTCAGCATCGACCCAGTTCAGCAACAGGGGTTATACCAGAGTTTGTAAAAGCAGATCACGGAGCTGAGATTGCCTTTGTCTTTGGAAAGCCATTCTTAGCTG GGAATGctacagaagaagaaaacaagcttAGCAGAACCGTTATGAGATACTGGACCAACTTTGCTAGAAATGG AAATCCCAATGGAGAAGGATTGGTCCATTGGCCTCGGTACGATCTGGATGAAGGATACCTGGAAATAGACCTGATGCAAAAGGCAtcaaagaaactgaaagaacGCAAAATGGAGTTTTGGATACAGCTCATAAGAGAAATGGTGGATGAAAGGAGGGAACACAGTGAATTATAA